The sequence GCGCGGCTGGGCGGCCGCCGAACGAGCAGTGGCGCGCGTCACGCGCCGAGTTGGCTCAAGATCGGTAGTCGGCCCATTTGTCGTCGACACCAGTTTCGTCGAGGTCGTCATCGACCTCGGACGACGCACCCTCGCTGCCGTGAAGCTCACGGGCGAGCGCACCGAAATCGGTGTCGAGCGTCTGGTACTTGAGGTCGCGAGCGACCTTCGTCTGCTTGGCTTTCTGACGGCCGCGACCCATGGCAGCACTCTCCCGCGCCTGGCCGGGATGCAATCCCGGACTTACTCAAAAGGTTTTCGTGGTACCCAAACTACCGGCTCGAGCAAGCATCCCGCACACGGGTCTCGCTTGTCGGCGTCAGCGGACTGTCAGACCCAGCCCTGATAGGTGCCAGAGAGGTTCACGACACCGCCCGGCGTGTCGGTCACGCGACCCGCGACCCAGGCCGAGATGCCGTACCGACCCAGCGCAGCGATCGCCGCGTCGACATCGTCGCCCGGCAGCAGCGCGACCATGCCGACGCCGCAATTGAGGGTCATCTCGAGGTCCGCGAGCGCGACGTCGCCGGTCTTGCGGACGAGGTCGAAGATCGGCTGCGGAGCCCACGTCGAGCGATCGATCTCGACACCGACCGTCTTCGGGAGGACGCGCTCCAGGTTGGCTGCCAGGCCCCCGCCGGTGACGTGCGACAGGGCATGGATGCCGGTCGTACGCGCCAATTCCAGCGACGGCTTGGTGTAGAGGCGGGTCGGGACGAGCAACTCCTCGCCGAGCGTGTGACCGAGCTCGTCGATGTGCCTGTCGAGCGGTATGCCCGCGTTGTTGAGCAGCACGTGCCTGACCAACGAGTACCCGTTGGAGTGCAGGCCGCTGGCGGCCATCGCGAGGACAACGTCTCCGGCACGGACCTTGTCCGGGCCCAACATCGCATCGGCCTCGACGACGCCGGTAGTGGCGCCAGCGACGTCGTACTCACCGGCCTTGAGCAGCCCCGGATGCTCGGCGATCTCGCCGCCGACCAGGGCCACACCGGCCTCGGCGCAGGCGTTGGCGATGCCGGTGACGATCGAGGTGATGACCTCGGGCACGACCTTGCCGGTCGCAATGTAGTCAGTCATGAAGAGCGGCTCGGCGCCACAGACGACGAGGTCATCGACCACCATGCCGACCAGATCGAATCCGATCGTGTCGTGGATGTCCATCGCCTGCGCGATCGCGACCTTCGTGCCGACACCATCGGTCGAGGTCGCCAGAACCGGCTTGTCGAAACGCTTGAGGGCGCTCGCGTCGAACAGACCGGCGAAACCGCCCAACCCCCCAATGACCTCCGGCCGCTTCGTCTTCGCCACGGCGCCCTTGAACATCTCGATCGCCGCATCGGCGGCGTGGATGTCGACACCGGCAGCGGCGTACGCGTTGGTCATCAAGGCTCCGTTACGGGTTGTTGAGGACAGGCAAGGCCTTGCCCTCTGTCGGGGACGTCAGGGTCATCTCGAGCAGGTGCTTGCCGAGCTGGCTCGACTCAGGCAGTTCGATCGGGTACTCGCCGGTGAAGCAAGCCTTGCAGAGCGACTCGGTCGGCTGATGGGTGGCGCCGACCATGCCCTCGAGCGTGATGTAGCCCAGGGAGTCGGCCCCGATCGAGCGGGCGATCTCGTCAATGGCCATGCCATTGGCGATCAGTTCGGCGCGGGTCGCGAAGTCGATGCCGTAGAAGCACGGCCACGTGACCGGCGGGCTCGAGATGCGTACGTGCACCTCGGCAGCACCGGCCTCGCGCAGCATCTTGATCTGCGCCTTCTGGGTGTTGCCGCGGACGATCGAGTCGTCGATCACGACGATCCGCTTGCCCTTGACCACGTGCTCCAGCGCGTTGAGCTTGAGCCGGATGCCGAGCTGACGCAGCGTCTGCGAGGGCTGGATGAAGGTCCGGCCGACGTACGCGTTCTTCACGAAGCCCTGCGCGTACGGAATCCCCGACTGCTCGGCGTAGCCGGTCGCCGCCGGGATGCCCGACTCCGGGACTCCGATGACGACGTCGGCGTCGACGGGGTGCTCGTACGCGAGCTGGCGGCCCATCTCGACGCGTGCCTCGTGCACGTTGCGGCCGGCGATGGTCGCGTCCGGGCGGGCGAGGTAGACGTACTCGAACACGCACCCCTTGGCGCGCGGCTGGGCGAACTTCGTGCTGCGGAGTCCGTTCTCGTTGATCGCGATCAACTCGCCCGGCTCGACCTCGCGGACCACGGTGGCGCCGATGGTCGCAAGTGCCGCGTCCTCGGATGCCACGACCCAACCGCTGGCGAGCCGGCCGAGCACGAGCGGCCGGATGCCCTCGGGGTCGCGCGCGGCGTACAGCGTGTCCTCGGTCATCCAGACCAGCGAGTACGCGCCCTTGATCATCGGGAGCAGCTCCATCGCACGGGTCTCGGCGTCGGAGTCCGGGTGGTACGCGAGCAGCTCGGTGAGCAGGCTGGTGTCGTTGGTGGAGACCGGCGTGTGCCGACCCTCGGCATGCGCCGGGAGCTGGGTGGCCCACTCACGGAGTTCGGGGACGTCCACCAGGTTGCCGTTGTGGGCCAGTGCGACGCTGCCCTCCTGGGTCGGGCAGAAGATCGGCTGGGCGTTCTCCCAGACACTCGCACCGGTGGTGGAGTAGCGGGCGTGGCCGATCGCGAGGTGGCCGCTGAGGGTGTCGAGCGTGGCCTCGTCGAAGACCTGGCTGACCAGACCCATGTCCTTGTAGACCAGGATCTGCCGACCGTTGCTGACCGCGATGCCGGCGCTCTCCTGGCCGCGGTGCTGAAGGGCGTAGAGACCGAAGTAGGTCAACTTCGATACGTCTTCACCTGGGGCCCATACTCCGAAGACGCCGCACACGTGGGTGAGTCTAGTTGGCGGTGCCGCACCGGGGAGATTCGCGGAACGAAATCGGTCGCTCGGACGACCGGATTCGTGCCGTCACAGAGCCCCGAGACGCTGCAGAAGCAGCGCATGAGCGGTCACGACCCGCTCGAACTCAGCCAGGTGCAGACCTTCGTTCGGTCCGTGGGCGCGCGTGTCAGGGTCCTCGACACCCGTCACCAGCACGCTCGCCTGCGGGAAGGTGTCCAGGAACTCCGCAATGAAGGGGATCGAGCCGCCGACACCCATGTCGACCGGCTGCGTACCGTCCCAGGCCTCGGCGAAGGCCGCCCGGGCCATGTCGTACGCCGGGCCGTCGGCCGGGATCGCGATCGGCTCACCGGTGTCGACCACCGTCGTGGAGACATGCGCACCGAACGGAGTGTGTTCCTCGAGGTGCTCCAGGAGCCGCGCCACCGCGTTCTCGCCGCTGTCGCCGGGTGCGATGCGTACCGTCACGCGAGCTCGTGCGGTCGGGATCAGGGTGTTGGAGGCGCCCGCAACCTTGGGGGCGTCGAAGCCGGTGATGCTGATCGCCGGCTTGGTCCACAACCGCTCCACCATGGGGCCGTCGCCGACCCACGAGACGCCGTCGAGGATCCCGGACTCGGCGCGCAGCCGGTCCTCGGGATAGTCCACGTCGGCGGCCGGACCGCCGACAAGCCCCTTGACCGCCGGCGAGCCGTCCTCGGTCCACAGACTGTTGAGCAGTCGGATCATCGCCATGATCGCGTCCGGCGCCAGACCGCCCCACATACCGCTGTGCACGGCGTGGTCGAGGGTCCGGACCTCCACGTCCACGCGGATCAGGCCGCGCAGGCTGGTGGTGAGTGCGGGTACGCCGATGTCCCAGTTGCCGGAGTCGCCGATGACGATCACGTCGGCGCGGAGGCGCTCGACGTTCTGCTCGAGGAGCTGGGGCAGGGTTGCGCTGGCGACTTCCTCCTCGCCCTCGATGAAGAGTCTGACGGTGACGGGAAGGTCGGCACCGAGCGCGCGTACGGCTCCGAGGTGGGTCATGATGCCGGCCTTGTCGTCGGCGGCACCGCGGCCGTAGAGGCGGTCGCCCCGGATGGTCGGCTCGAACGGCGGGCTGTCCCAGTCGGCCGGGTCGTTCTCGGGCTGCACGTCGTGGTGCGCGTACAGAAGCACCGTCGGGGCTCCCTCAGGACCCTTCTTCTCCCCCATGACCGCCGGGGGGGCGCCATCGAACGCACGGACGATGTCGACGTCGAAACCCTCGGCCCGGAACAGGTCAGCGGTCTTCTGCGCGCTGACCTCGACCTGGTCGAGCCGGTCCGGATCCGCGCTCACCGACTGGATCCTGACGAGGTCCTTGAGGTCCTCCAGAATCGCGGGCATGAGGTCGTGAACGGTCGCCTTCAGATCCATGTGACGAACCTATCCCCGCGACCTTGACGCTTCACAAATTGGACGTCAAAGGACCTGCCGCATCGGGGCGGCTCCTGAGGTGTTCTGGCGACGCACCCGGTACGTCGTACGGACACACGAATGAGGAGACCTCACGAGAGCGGCAGGTACGTGGAGAGGTCCGTACGCTCCCCGCTGGCGCGAACCTTCCCGGAGGCCACCGCGTCGGCCCAGGGGAGCGCGCCCGAGGCGGTCGCGATCCAGGTGTCCGGGTCCATCTCGATGACGGCCGGCGGCGTTCCGCGGGTGTGGCGTACGCCCTCGATGCACTGGATCGCCGCGTACGGCGGGATCCGGACCTCGACGGACTTCCCGGGTGCTCGGGACTCGAGCACAGCGAGGTAGTGCTTGGTCAGCGCGCGACGATCGGCCGCCTCGACCGCAGCCGCCAGCGCGACCGGGTCGAGAGGTTGAAGCCGACGGCTCACAGGTGACCGAAGATCGCCTCGCGTACGGGGACGGTCTCACCGAGCGCGTTCGGGAGGGTGCCGCGCCACGCCTCGGCGACCTCGGCGATCGGCAGCTCGAACTCGCCCTCGACGATGATCGACGAGCCGCCGGTCGTGCCGAGCTTCGCCACCGGGACACCGAACTTCGCCGCCAGAGCCTCGAGGTCGGCCTCACGTCCAGCAGCGACGGTCACGATCGCGCGAGCGGTCGACTCCGAGAAGAGGCCGAGGAACGCGTCTCCCTGAAGCGAGACGGATACGCCGACACCGTTGCGGATGGACGACTCGACGAGCGCGTGGGAGAGGCCGCCGTCCGACAGGTCGTGCGCCGCCGTCAGGAGCCCGACGCCTTCGACCAGCACCTCCGCAAGTGCCTGCTCC comes from Nocardioides baekrokdamisoli and encodes:
- a CDS encoding DUF3073 domain-containing protein, which encodes MGRGRQKAKQTKVARDLKYQTLDTDFGALARELHGSEGASSEVDDDLDETGVDDKWADYRS
- the purM gene encoding phosphoribosylformylglycinamidine cyclo-ligase, with the translated sequence MTNAYAAAGVDIHAADAAIEMFKGAVAKTKRPEVIGGLGGFAGLFDASALKRFDKPVLATSTDGVGTKVAIAQAMDIHDTIGFDLVGMVVDDLVVCGAEPLFMTDYIATGKVVPEVITSIVTGIANACAEAGVALVGGEIAEHPGLLKAGEYDVAGATTGVVEADAMLGPDKVRAGDVVLAMAASGLHSNGYSLVRHVLLNNAGIPLDRHIDELGHTLGEELLVPTRLYTKPSLELARTTGIHALSHVTGGGLAANLERVLPKTVGVEIDRSTWAPQPIFDLVRKTGDVALADLEMTLNCGVGMVALLPGDDVDAAIAALGRYGISAWVAGRVTDTPGGVVNLSGTYQGWV
- a CDS encoding dipeptidase, giving the protein MDLKATVHDLMPAILEDLKDLVRIQSVSADPDRLDQVEVSAQKTADLFRAEGFDVDIVRAFDGAPPAVMGEKKGPEGAPTVLLYAHHDVQPENDPADWDSPPFEPTIRGDRLYGRGAADDKAGIMTHLGAVRALGADLPVTVRLFIEGEEEVASATLPQLLEQNVERLRADVIVIGDSGNWDIGVPALTTSLRGLIRVDVEVRTLDHAVHSGMWGGLAPDAIMAMIRLLNSLWTEDGSPAVKGLVGGPAADVDYPEDRLRAESGILDGVSWVGDGPMVERLWTKPAISITGFDAPKVAGASNTLIPTARARVTVRIAPGDSGENAVARLLEHLEEHTPFGAHVSTTVVDTGEPIAIPADGPAYDMARAAFAEAWDGTQPVDMGVGGSIPFIAEFLDTFPQASVLVTGVEDPDTRAHGPNEGLHLAEFERVVTAHALLLQRLGAL
- a CDS encoding sterol carrier family protein, coding for MSRRLQPLDPVALAAAVEAADRRALTKHYLAVLESRAPGKSVEVRIPPYAAIQCIEGVRHTRGTPPAVIEMDPDTWIATASGALPWADAVASGKVRASGERTDLSTYLPLS